The Gehongia tenuis sequence GCCAGGTGACCATGGGCGAGAATACGGTCATGAAGAATTCTGCGAAGAAGGTTAAAAAGCTCTTTCACGACAAGGTGGCGGTGGGTTTCGCCGGTTCGGTGGCCGACGCCTTCACATTGTCGGAGAAGTTTGAGGGCAAACTGGAACAGTGCGGCGGAAACCTTCGGCGGGCGGCGGTGGATCTGGCCAAGGAATGGCGGGGGGACAACATCCTGCGCAAGCTGGAGGCGCTGCTTCTTGTCAGCGATGGCGCTGAGATCCTGGTGATCTCCGGAAACGGGGAAGTAATCGACCCGGATGATGGCATCGCGGCCATCGGCTCCGGCGGAAACTATGCCCTTGCGGCGGCGCGGGCGCTTTCCCAGAACACCGGGCTTTCGCCCTCCGAGATTGCGGAGAAGGCCATTCGTATTGCCAGCTCCATCTGCATCTTTACCAACGACCATATCACCGTGGAGGAAATCAGATCATGTTGACGCCAAAACAAATTGTGGATGAACTGGGCCGCTACATCGTGGGCCAGGACGAGGCCAAGCGGGCGGTAGCCATTGCGCTTAGGAACCGGTACAGAAGAAGCCGGCTCCCGAAGGATGTCCAGGAGGAGATCACGCCGAAAAATATCATCATGATGGGCCCCACCGGTGTGGGCAAGACGGAGATCGCAAGACGGCTGGCAAAGCTGGTGGAGGCTCCCTTTGTCAAGGTGGAGGCCACCAAGTTCACCGAGGTGGGCTATGTGGGCCGGGACGTGGAGTCCATGGTCCGGGATCTTATGGAGGCCTCGATGCGGCTGGTCAAGGAAAAGAAGATGAAGGAAGTGGAAGCCCAGGCCGCGGCCAATGCCGAAGAACGGCTGGTCCGCATTCTGGTTCCGGGCAAGCATAAGGATAAAAAATCCACGCCCTTTGACTTTTTAATGGGCCGGGAGGATGAAGAACAGCCCAAGCTGGAGGATAAGGAAAGCAGTGAGATCCAGCAGCGCCGCCAAGGCGTGCGCCAGGCTCTCCGGGCGGGCACCCTGGACAACTCCGTGCTGGAGATGGAGGTGGAGGAGAACGGTCCCACCCTGGAGCTCATGCCCGGCATGGGTGAGGGCGTCAATCTCCAGGATATGTTTGGCGGCATGCTCCCCAAAAAGAAGAAGAAGCGCAAGATGAAGCTGAAGGAAGCCCGTCAGTACCTGGAGCAGGAGGAGGCTCAAAAGCTTATCGACATGGACGAGGTGACCGAGATTGCCCGGGAGAAGGCGGAAAACGAGGGCATCCTGTTTATCGACGAAATCGATAAGATCGCGGGACGAAACGGAAGCTCCGGTCCGGACGTGTCCCGGGAAGGGGTGCAGCGGGATATTCTGCCCATCGTGGAGGGTTCCACGGTGGTCACAAAATACGGACCGGTAAAAACAGATTACATCCTGTTTATTGCGGCGGGTGCATTCCATGTCTCCAAGGTTTCCGATCTCATTCCCGAGCTGCAGGGCCGCTTCCCTATCACTGTATCGCTGGAGAATCTTACCGCCGAGGATTTCAGGCGCATCCTCACCCAGCCGGAAAACGCGGTGACCAAGCAGTACGAGCAGCTTCTTGCCACCGACAACGTGAAATTGACCTTCACCGAGGACGCCATTTCGGCCATTGCGGAGAACGCCTTTTGGATGAACAAAAACAGTGAGAACATTGGCGCCCGGCGGCTTCACACCGTGGTGGAGCTCCTGCTGGAGGACATCTCCTTTAACGCGACCGGCGATCATCCGCTGGTGGAAGTGGTGGTGGACAAGAAGTATGTGGAGGACCATATGGCCTCCGTCATGTCCGAACAGGATGTGAGCCGCTATATCCTGTAAAAACCATCGAATCAAATAGAATAGTCTTGCTGTAACCGGCACAAAATAGGGATACTCCATTTTTGCGGAAAGGATGATCCCATGAAAGCGGTTATTATGGCGGGCGGCGAGGGTTCGAGGCTTCGGCCGCTGACCTGCGGTCTGCCCAAGCCCCTGGTGCCCATCCTGGGTAAACCGGTGATGGCCTACGGGTTGCAGCTGCTAAAGCATTATGGGGTTGTGAATATAGGCGCAACCCTTTGTTTTTTACCCCAAAAAATTGAGCAGGAATTCGGTGACGGAGAGGAATACGGCGTGAAGCTCTCCTACTTCCGGGAGGACAAACCTCTTGGCACCGCGGGCAGCATAAAAAATGCCGAAGGTTTTTTGGATGAACCCTTCATCGTTTTGAGCGGCGATGCGCTGACGGACATCGATCTTGGCGCGGTGATGGATTTTCACCGGGAGAAGGGCGCGCTGGTGACATTGGTCACCGTCCGGCGGGAACGGCCCCTCGAATACGGCGTGATCGTATCGGATGAGAACGGCCGGGTGCGGCGCTACCTGGAAAAACCCCATTGGGGGCAGGTCTTCAGCGATCAGGTGAACACCGGCATCTATGTGATGGAGCGGGAAGTGCTGGAGTTCATCCCGCAGGACCAGAAATTTGATTTCAGCAACGATCTGTTTCCTTTGCTTCTCGAGCGGGGCCTGCCCTTCTATGCCTATCCGGCCAAGGGGTACTGGTGCGATATCGGCAATGTCCAGCAGTATATGCAGGCCCAGCGGGATTTTCTCAAAGGCGAGGTGTTTTTGAAAATGCCCATTGCCGCAAAGGAGGATGGCTTCTATATTCATCCCAGCGCCGCCGTTCATCCCGAGGCTGAACTTTCGGCGCCCTGTTTCATCGGTAGGGGCACGGTGGTGGAAGGCGGCGCGAAGATTGGCGCCTATACGGTGCTGGGGGAGGGCTGTCTTGTGGCGGGCGGCGCCAGGGTGGAACGGTCTGTCGCCTGGGACGGCGTTTGCTTCGGGGAAGAGAGCCGTGCCGAGGGCGCCGCGCTTTGCGCCGGTGTGCGCGTGGGTGAAGGGGCCCATGTGGAACAGGGCAGTGTCCTTGGAGAGAATGTACGGGTGGAGCGGGGTGCCCGGGTGCGGCCCTCAGCCATGATATGGCCGGAGAAACTCATTGAGGCGGAATCGGAAGCCCGGGGCAGTCTCATTTGGGGACAGAACAGCCGCGGACTTTTCCAAAACGAATGCATCGCCCTGAAGCGGGACGACTATCTTTCCCCGGCCTTTCTGGCCGCGCTGGGGGAAGCGGCGGGAGCCTTCTACGGCGGGGGTGTGGTGGGCGTGTCCGCCCTTGGCTCTGCGGTGGTGGATGTGGCCCGGCAGGCTTTTGTTGCCGGCCTGCAGTCCCAGGGCGTCCGGGTGATGGATCTTTTATGCGAACCGGGCGAGGTTCTGGGCCACGCCGTTCGGGAATTCAACTGGCAGGGCGGCGTCTTCCTATTTGAGCGGGCGGGCCAGGTCTATGTGCGCATGTTGGACACTTTGGGCCAGGCGCTCTCACCGGCCCAGGAGCGGAAGGTGGAAAACTTGTGGCAGCGGGGCGAATATCCGGTTAAGACCGGTGAAATCGTGCCGGTGGAGACCCATCGCAACGGTGCGGACCGCTATTTGGAGGACATGTTGAAGAGCCTTCCTCACGGGAATTTTTCAAAGGACTTCAAGGTTTGGATCAGCTGCGAGCACGAGGTCCTGGAGAAGTATGCGACCCAGTGTCTTCGAGCCCTCGGCTGTACGGTGCGGATCCGACCCATGAGCGATGATGGCGCGCCCATGGAGCGCTGTGACCTGGGCTTTATCTGGAAGGTCTATGGTAGCGCGTGGCTAGACGGCAAGGGCCGACGGGTTTCGGCGGACACAGTGCAGGGACTGCTTCTTGATGCCTGGTGTGAGGAGCACCCCGGTGAAACAGCGGTTCTGGCTCCAGACATGCCCCATGGATTGTCAGAAATTGTACGGCGTCATGGCGGTGAAGCAGTGCGCTGCAAAAGCGGTCAGTCGGAGCGGAGGCGGGCCGTGTTTCGAGCGGTAACACGGGAGAAGGCCGCCTGGAGTCAGGTCAATCTTTTGGAGGATCCGTTGATGGCCACCTTGTGGCTTCTCGCCGCTATGGACCGGCGCCGGATAAGCCTGGAGGGGTTGGCGGCGGAGCTGCCGACACTGTGCAGGTGTGAGCGGGAGATTCAGTGCCCCGTGGGCGCTAAGGGCCGAGTGATGCGCTCCCTCCTCGATCAAAACCGGGATTCTTTGGAGGAGGAGCAGATCGAGGGCGTGCGCCTGAGAACTGATCGGGGCTGGGCGTGGGTCCAGCCGGACCGAGTCCGGCCGGTGTTTCACGTCTATGGAGAGGCCGCGGATATGGAGGCCGCTGAGGAACTCACTGACTTCTATGTCCGGCAGATTGACGGGATGCTCCAATGATCTTTTTGTAAAAGGACGGAAATCATTCCGTCTTTTTTTGTTTACAAATTTGGACTATGAAAATGGTGTAAAATAGTATAAAATGAAAGCAATGAGCTACAGGGAGGAATTCTTTTGAGAGACTATGTGATCCTATCCGATTCCAATTCCGAAATGCCATTGGCTTTTCAACAGGAGCATCAAATCCCCTACATGCGTATGCCCTACACCCTGAACGACAAGGAGTATGCCTATGATCTTGGCGAGAACAAGGATAACGTGACCGAATTCTACAGCGCCATCCGGGCTGGCGCCATGCCCACGACCGCTCAGCGCAATCCCGCCGACTTTGTCGAATTCTTTCGGCCGCACCTGGAGGCGGGCAAGGACTTATTGTACATTTCATTCTCTTCGGGCATGAGCGGCAACCTCAACAGCGGCAGGCTGGCGGCGGAGATTCTACATGAGGAATTCCCCGATCAGCGAATTGAGATGGTGGACACGCTGAGCATATCCCTGGGTGAAGCGCTTCTTGTTTATTATGCGGTGATGAAAAAGGAAAGCGGCGCTTCCTTGGATGAAGTAAAAAACTGGGTGGCGGATAACGCCCTTCGGATGAACCACTGGTTCACGGTGCAGGACCTCAACCATCTAAAGCGGGGCGGGCGCATCAAGTCCAGTGCTGCATTCATGGGCACACTCATGGATATCAAACCTATTTTGACCGTGGATCGAGCCGGTGTGTGTGTGCCGGAGGAGAAGGTGAAGGGAAGAAAGCGTTCTTTGCGCACCCTCATCTCCCGGGTGGAATCGCTCATCGAGGCGCCGGAGGAGCAGGTCATCGGCATCGCTCATGGCGACTGTCTGGAGGATGCCCTCTTTGTGAAGGAAAAGATTATGCAGTCCATTCCTGTTAAGGACGTATGGGTCAATCTGGTGGGACCGGTGATCGGCACCCATGCAGGTCCCGATGTTCTGGGCGTGCTGTTCCTAGGCAAGGAACGCAAGTTTTAAGTTTAAGGAGGCATGAGAAATGATCATTCAAGGAGATAGCAGTCCTTTCCCCTTTGGGTACACGTCCATCGTCAAGATGAACGACGATAAGACCCGAAAAGCCGGTATGAATTTTGGCATTCTGGTGCTGAAAAAGGGCGAGGTCATGAACGGCAGCGGGGAAAAGTCGGGGAAGAAGGAGCGGGTGTGCGTGCTTCTTTCCGGAGAAGCCTGCTTTAGCTGGCGGGATCAGTCGGTGAACGTGGGCCGCACTTCCATCTGGACTCAAAAGCCCTGGTGTCTGCACGTTCCCAGCGGAGAATCCATGTCTATCCGCGCTCTGTCTGATCGTGCGGAAGTGGCTGTTTTGACCGCCTTCAACGATCGGGTTTTTGAACCTCATTTCTACGGCGGCGGCGAGGTAAAAAGCGAAGAACGGGGCAAGGGTATTTTGAACGATACCTCCGAACGTATCGTGCGCACCATTTTTGATTATAAGAGTGCGCCCCATTCCAATCTGGTTATCGGCGAGACCATAACCTTCCCCGGCAGGTGGTCCAGCTATCCGCCTCACAGCCATATGCAGCCGGAGATCTATCATTACCGCTTCACGCCGGACAATGGCTTTGGTCTTGCAGCGGTGGGGGAAAAGGCCTACAAGGTCTATAACAACGATACCCTGGTGATTACCGATAACATGACCCATCCCCAGGCCGCGGCGCCGGGATATGCCATGTACTATCTTTGGGCGATCCGTCACCTGCCCCAGGAACCCTATCTGGAGCCCAAGGACGACCCCAGTCATACCTGGATGCTGGAAAAGGATGCGAAGATTTGGCCCAACCGTTGATCAAAAAGTAAAGGAAAAGCCCGGCAGGCCGCCGGGCTTTTATCATTGCTTGGTTTGGGCATGGGCTTTGATCTTTTCGAAGCTTTCCTGGCTGATCACATGCTCAATCCGGCACGCGTCCTCCCGTGCGGTTTCCGGATCAACGCCGAGCGCCGTGAGATAGCGTGTGAGCAGCTGATGACGCTCATAGATGCGTTCGGCAATCTCGAGCCCCGACGGGGTGAGCGTGATGTATCCGGTATCATCCATAGTGATATAGCCGTTCTCCCGGAAGCGTTTCATGGCGTTGCTGATACTGGGCTTGGAAAACCCCAGATGGGCGGCGATATCAATGGAGCGCACCTGGCCGTTCTGCTGGCCGAGCATCAAGATGGCTTCCAAATAGTTTTCTGCGGATTCCTGAATTTTCATGGGCCCACCTCTTCTACTTGTTGATCTCTATATTATCATACCCAGTCTGCAATTTCAAATTGGTACTGTTCCCCAAGAAAAACTTGAAAAACCGATTGACAGTGAAGGGGGACAATGCTATATTAATAAAGGGTTAGTTAATACTAACCCATGTTTTGAAACTTTGGTTAGTTTGAGCTAACAAATTGGCTGGAGGTGTGATGTGATGCCCTTATCCATGATGCAGACGGGCGAGACCAATGCCATCAAAAAGGTGGGTGGCAAGGAAAAGACGAGAAGATTCCTCGAAGGCTTGGGTTTTGTTGTCGGAAGCGAGGTTACGGTGGTTTCGAAGCTTCAGGGCAATGTGATCGTTAATGTGAAGGATGCGAGAATCGCGATCAGCCAGGAAATGGCAAACCGGATCATGGTATGAAAGGAGTGGGCGTATGCAGACTTTGAAAGCAACTCCCTGTGGCAGGACTGTTACGGTCGTGAAGCTGCATGGAGAGGGAGCTGTCAAACGCAGGATCATGGACATGGGAATCACCCGGGGCTGTCAGGTGTATGTGCGCAAGGTGGCGCCGCTGGGCGACCCCATCGAGATCAACATCCGCGGCTATGAGCTGAGCCTGAGAAAGGCCGACGCGGAAATGGTGGAAGTCAAATGATTTTTTGCGCTATAGGGTTAGCATAAACTAACTAGGGAGGAATGAACATGTCAATCCGTATCGCCCTTGCCGGAAACCCCAATTCGGGCAAGACGACCATGTTTAATGCCCTGACCGGAAGCTCACAATACGTGGGAAACTGGCCGGGGGTAACGGTGGAGAAGAAGGAAGGCAAGCTGAAAGGGCATAAAGACGTCACCATCATGGATCTGCCCGGCATCTATTCCCTGTCTCCGTACACCCTCGAGGAAGTGATTTCAAGAAACTATCTGGTTCAGGAGAAGCCCGATGTGATCATCGACATCGTGGACGCCGCCAATATCGAGCGCAACCTGTATCTCACCACGCAGCTCACCGAGCTGGGCATTCCAGTAGTGGTCGCCCTCAACATGATGGATATCGTGGACAAGAGAGGCGACAGGATCGATCTTGGGCGGCTTTCACAGCTTCTTGGCTGCGAGGTGGTGGAAACCTCCGCGCTCAAGGGCAAAGGCCTCAAACAGCTTACCGACAAGGCCATTGCGGCGGCCAAAGCCGGCAAGCCAATGGTGCACAAACATAGCTTTGAAGATGCGGTGGAGGGAGCGCTTCAAAAGATTGCGGCCCTCGTCACCGACCGGGTGGATGGCAGCCAGATGCGTTGGTACACCGTTAAGCTTTTTGAGCGGGATGAGAAGGTGCTGGAACAGCTTCGGCTGGATGACGGTCTGAAGTCCCAGATCGAGAGCATCGTCAGCGAATGCGAGGGCGTTTTGGATGATGACAGCGAAAGCATCATCACCAACGAGCGGTACAATTACATCAGCGATGTGATTGGCAAATGTCTGAAGAAAAAGAACAAGGGCAACCTCACCGTATCGGACAAGATCGACCGAATTGTGACCAACCGCTGGCTGGCCCTGCCCATCTTTGCGGCGGTCATGTTCCTCGTCTACTACCTGGCCGTGACCACCGTGGGCTCCATGGGTACGGACTGGGTGAATGACGAACTGTTCACCAATATTATACCACCGGCGGTGGAAAACTGGCTGGTGTCCATCAACTGTGCGGAATGGCTCATGTCTTTGATCCTGGACGGCATCATCGGCGGTATCGGCGCCGTACTGGGCTTCCTGCCCCAGATGCTGGTGCTGTTCCTGCTGCTTGCCATCCTGGAGGACTGCGGGTACATGGCCCGTGTCGCCTTCATTATGGACCGTATCTTCCGTAAATTCGGTCTTTCCGGCAAGTCCTTCATCCCGATGCTCATAGGCACCGGCTGCGGTGTGCCTGCGGTCATGGCGTCAAGAACCATCGAGAACGAACGGGACCGCCGCATGACCATAACGACCACAACCTTCATTCCCTGCAGCGCCAAGCTTCCCATTATTGCCATGATCTCCGGCGCGCTGTTTGGCGGAGCCTGGTGGGTCGCACCTTCCGCTTACTTTGTAGGCATTGCCGCGATCATCGTCTCCGGCATCATTTTGAAGAAAACCAAGCGGTTTGCCGGTGACCCGGCGCCCTTCGTCATGGAGCTGCCCAGTTATCACGTGCCCGGTGTGAAGAGTGTGCTCATCCACATGTGGGACCGGGCAAAGAGCTTTGTGAAGAAGGCCGGTACCATCATCTTCCTGGCCTGCGGACTTATCTGGTTCCTGTCCAGCTTCAACTGGAGCATGGAAATGGTGGATACGACGGAATCCATGCTGGCGGACATCGGCAACGTGGTTGCGCCCATCTTCAAGCCCCTGGGCTTTGGCGACTGGCAGTCAAGCGTTGCCACCATCACCGGCCTTGTGGCCAAAGAAAACGTGGTGAGCACCTTTGGTATCCTGTATGGCTTTGCTGAGGTGGCTGAGGACGGCATGGAATTCTGGGCGAACCTTCAGGCGTCCTTCACGCCCATTGCGGCTTACGCCTTCCTGGTATTCAATCTGCTGTGCGCGCCCTGCTTTGCGGCCATCGGTGCCATCAAGCGGGAAATGGGCAGCGGCAAATGGACGCTGTTCGCTGTGGGGTATCAGACGATCTTCGCCTATGCCATTGCCCTTTGCGTCAATCAGCTGGGACTGCTCTTTACGGGCGGCGGCTTCACCTTCTGGTCGGTGATAGCGATCCTGGTCGTGGCGGCTATGCTGGTCCTTCTATTGAGACCCTATAAGGAATACACCCATGAACCGGCTGCAAATCAGCCTCTTGGAGGAATCTAACGTGTTAAGCTTTCTATCGGAGAATCTGGGAACGATTGTTGTGGCGGCTGTCCTGGCGGGCCTCGCGGTACTTGCGGTCCTCAGCTTGAGAAAGGACAGAAGAAAGAGCCCCTGCGGCATGTGCGGCGGCGGATGCTCCCACTGTTCCCGCTCCTGTCATTCAGATCATTAGCGGAGCCAAGTCTTACCTCCTACTCTAAATAGTACAGGGACCGGATGATTCCGGTCCCTGTGCGTTTTTTCATATTCAGTTAGGAACGGGCGGCGGTTTTGCCCCGGGCTGCAGGACGGGATGCCTGGCGCTTTCTGCGCTTCCTGCGGCGGTGCGCTACCTGGATCATGCGCAGGAAGAGCAGGAGCAGGAGTCCCAGCAGCACATAAAGGACGATCATCCAATTAAAGGCGCCGGCGTATTCCACGGAAAGCACGGGGAAGACGATGGTCTCATGGTTGACCGCCCGGGCAGCCACCAGCGTGCCCTCCATGCTGGCTCCGCCCACACCGGAGAGCTTTACCGTACCCAGCACCTCGCCCTCACGGATGGGGGCGGTGAGCTCCCGGTCATACTGCACCTCAAGCTGAGCGCCGCCCGCCGCGATGAGAGCTTCGGCTTCGCTGCGCTCCAGATTGATGGACGCGTTGTTCGCATTCACGGTGAAGTAAACCTTGCCGTCCATCGCATCGAACCAATCGGCCTTCTCCACGCTGACAAGCCCGATGTTGTAGGCGGCCAGCTGTCCCAGATCCACTGCCGGATACTGGGAAAAACCGTATTCAAAAAGAGCCTTGGCCGTTTCAAAACGGTTGTTTTTGCCATCTTTCAGGATCACCGCAATGAGTCGGGTACCGTCCCGTTCGGCGCTGGCCACCAGAGTGGCCTGAGCGGCGCCCGTATAGCCGGTCTTCATACCGGTGGCGCTCTCGTAGGCATAGGAGGCTTCCTTGGGGTTCTCGCTGACAAGAAGGTTGGTATTGGTGATCACCATGGGCTTGGCCCGAAGATTGTCCGCTGGCAGCGTGTATTCGTAGGTGCCCGCGACCTCCATGATCTTTTCGTTCCGGCAGGCGGCCTGGGCCAGGATGGCCAGATCCCGGGCGGTGGTGTAGTGGTTTTCGTCATGAAGTCCATGGGGATTGACATAGTGGGTTCCCGTCATGCCGAGGGACGCCGCCTTCTCGTTCATCAGTTCGGCGAAGGCCGGCACCGATCCCGAGATGTGGGCGGCGATATCAATGGCCGCGTCGTTGGCTGAGGGGAGCAGGAGTGCGTAGAGCAGATCCTTGAAGGACATCACCTCGCCCGCCTGAAGATTGACGGACGTGGCGCCCTCCTCGAGATCGGCCACGTTGGCCGGCGCGGTGAGCATCTCCTCATCCGCAATACGCTCCACGGCAATGAGCGCGGTCATGATCTTGGTGGTGCTGGCGGGGAACATGCGCTGATCGGCGTTTTTCTCATAGAGCACCTGACCCGTTTCGGCATTGATTAAAAGTACGCTCTCTGCGTTCACCGACGCCGGCGCAGCCACCTCGCTGGGCAGGCTGGGCGGCGGGAGCGGATTTGACGCCTCCTCGGCAAGAATGGGCGAGTGAAACGTCACAAGAATGAGTAAAACCATCCAAAGACTGATCCATCGTTTCGGCTGCATCGCTTCGATCCTTTCCATACCAATTCGTCAACTATTATAACAATGGATCGAAAACTTGTACAGTCTATCCAGCGGGGAAGGATTGGAAGGCCATCCATCGAATAGATGTAGGGAAAGGATGGCATCGGTATGAAAGCTTATCAAAAAATTTTGTTTTGCCTGGCTGCCGCAGCGCTTATGACAGCTTCCGCTTGGGGAACCATTCTGCCCCGGGCGGCGTCCAATGAAAAGGTGCTTCAAACTCCGCGGCCGGTCCAAGCGAAGGCATCCGCCGCGGCTGATGAATGGGGGCCAAAGCTGGATCTCAATTCGGCCACGCGGGAGGAACTATTGGAGCTGCCCGGCATTGGTGAGGCAAGGGCCGATGCGATCCTGGAATATCGTGCGGAAAACGGCAGGTTCTACGGTGTGGAGGAATTGCTCAACATCACGGGTATCGGGGAGAAATCGCTGGAAAAACTCCGCGGGTATGTGATGGTGGATTGAAAAGGCTTTTGAATTTTGTTAAGCTAGTATATAATAGAATGTAGTCCAAGAGAGGGGAGCGATTGAAGTTGGCGAAGAGGATTTTGGTTGTGGACGATGAGCCTTTGATTGTGAAAGGCCTGAAATATAGTTTGGAGCAGGACGGTTACGAGGTGGATTCGGCCGCGGACGGCGAGGAAGCCATTCAGAAGTTTGAGGCCGGTTCCTTCGATATGATTCTGCTGGATGTGATGCTGCCCAAGATGAACGGCATCGAGGTGTGCCAGCGCATCCGGGAAAAATCCAATGTGCCCATCATTATGCTCACCGCCAAGGGCGAGGACATGGACAAGATCCTGGGCCTTGAATACGGCGCTGACGATTACATGACCAAACCCTTCAACATTCTTGAGGTGAAGGCGCGCATCAAATCCATTCTCCGCCGGACGCAGGCTTTCGGCGCCGAGGCGCCGAAGGACGTGATCAAGGTCCGGGATATGGTGATCAATCTCAGCAGCCGTTCGGTAAAGATTGGGGATCGGGAGGTGAACCTCACCGCCAAAGAATTTGATCTGCTGAAGCTTCTTGCCATGAACCCCGGCAAGGTTTTCAGCCGGGAGAACCTTTTGGAGAATATCTGGAAGTATGACTATCTGGGCGATCTTCGTACGGTGGACGTGCACATCCGCCGCCTGAGAGAAAAGGTGGAGGCCAATCCTGGCCAACCCAGCTATATCTTCACGAAATGGGGAGTGGGTTACTACTTTGCGGATCAATAGATTCATCTCCAGCCTGCGCTGGAAGACGATCTTGGCCTTTGTGGTGCTGATCGCGGTCGGCCTATTTCTTCTTGAAGCCTCTGTCATTCAGCTCATTGAGAATTTTCTGGTGGAGCAGCGCATCAAGGAGCAGCAGCTTATCGCTGAGGACTTGGCCGTGGATCTGGCCCCTTATCTAGAAAAAGCTGACGCCGTCAGCCTGTACAACGCCGCCGTGGATTACGGCAAAAACGAGGGAGGCAGGATGCTCATCCTGAACGCCCAGGGCGTGGTGCAGGTGGACGGCTTTTCCCAATTAAACGGCCAACGGCTGAATCAGCAGGCGGTGGAGGAGGTTATCTCGGGACAAAGCTACAGTGCCTACGGATTCCAGAAGAACAGCACCAAGCCGGAGCAGGGCAGTTCCCTGCTCACGCGCAGCGGTACGGTGACCTCCTGGACCATGTACTATACCACGGCCATCATCTACAACGGGCAGCGGCTGGGCGCTCTGGTTCTGTCCGTATCCATTCAGGACGTGGTGGATCAGATCGACCGCATCTACGACCGGATGATGCTCTATGGCGTCATTATCACCTTGGCGGTGGTGGTGGTCAGCATCTTCATCACGGGATGGATCACAAATCCCATCAAACAGCTCACCCAGCGGATCCGGGAGATGGCCCAGGGCAATTACCA is a genomic window containing:
- the hslV gene encoding ATP-dependent protease subunit HslV — encoded protein: MNFEGTTIVAVCRDGVCAMAGDGQVTMGENTVMKNSAKKVKKLFHDKVAVGFAGSVADAFTLSEKFEGKLEQCGGNLRRAAVDLAKEWRGDNILRKLEALLLVSDGAEILVISGNGEVIDPDDGIAAIGSGGNYALAAARALSQNTGLSPSEIAEKAIRIASSICIFTNDHITVEEIRSC
- the hslU gene encoding ATP-dependent protease ATPase subunit HslU, with translation MLTPKQIVDELGRYIVGQDEAKRAVAIALRNRYRRSRLPKDVQEEITPKNIIMMGPTGVGKTEIARRLAKLVEAPFVKVEATKFTEVGYVGRDVESMVRDLMEASMRLVKEKKMKEVEAQAAANAEERLVRILVPGKHKDKKSTPFDFLMGREDEEQPKLEDKESSEIQQRRQGVRQALRAGTLDNSVLEMEVEENGPTLELMPGMGEGVNLQDMFGGMLPKKKKKRKMKLKEARQYLEQEEAQKLIDMDEVTEIAREKAENEGILFIDEIDKIAGRNGSSGPDVSREGVQRDILPIVEGSTVVTKYGPVKTDYILFIAAGAFHVSKVSDLIPELQGRFPITVSLENLTAEDFRRILTQPENAVTKQYEQLLATDNVKLTFTEDAISAIAENAFWMNKNSENIGARRLHTVVELLLEDISFNATGDHPLVEVVVDKKYVEDHMASVMSEQDVSRYIL
- a CDS encoding sugar phosphate nucleotidyltransferase; its protein translation is MKAVIMAGGEGSRLRPLTCGLPKPLVPILGKPVMAYGLQLLKHYGVVNIGATLCFLPQKIEQEFGDGEEYGVKLSYFREDKPLGTAGSIKNAEGFLDEPFIVLSGDALTDIDLGAVMDFHREKGALVTLVTVRRERPLEYGVIVSDENGRVRRYLEKPHWGQVFSDQVNTGIYVMEREVLEFIPQDQKFDFSNDLFPLLLERGLPFYAYPAKGYWCDIGNVQQYMQAQRDFLKGEVFLKMPIAAKEDGFYIHPSAAVHPEAELSAPCFIGRGTVVEGGAKIGAYTVLGEGCLVAGGARVERSVAWDGVCFGEESRAEGAALCAGVRVGEGAHVEQGSVLGENVRVERGARVRPSAMIWPEKLIEAESEARGSLIWGQNSRGLFQNECIALKRDDYLSPAFLAALGEAAGAFYGGGVVGVSALGSAVVDVARQAFVAGLQSQGVRVMDLLCEPGEVLGHAVREFNWQGGVFLFERAGQVYVRMLDTLGQALSPAQERKVENLWQRGEYPVKTGEIVPVETHRNGADRYLEDMLKSLPHGNFSKDFKVWISCEHEVLEKYATQCLRALGCTVRIRPMSDDGAPMERCDLGFIWKVYGSAWLDGKGRRVSADTVQGLLLDAWCEEHPGETAVLAPDMPHGLSEIVRRHGGEAVRCKSGQSERRRAVFRAVTREKAAWSQVNLLEDPLMATLWLLAAMDRRRISLEGLAAELPTLCRCEREIQCPVGAKGRVMRSLLDQNRDSLEEEQIEGVRLRTDRGWAWVQPDRVRPVFHVYGEAADMEAAEELTDFYVRQIDGMLQ
- a CDS encoding DegV family protein, with protein sequence MRDYVILSDSNSEMPLAFQQEHQIPYMRMPYTLNDKEYAYDLGENKDNVTEFYSAIRAGAMPTTAQRNPADFVEFFRPHLEAGKDLLYISFSSGMSGNLNSGRLAAEILHEEFPDQRIEMVDTLSISLGEALLVYYAVMKKESGASLDEVKNWVADNALRMNHWFTVQDLNHLKRGGRIKSSAAFMGTLMDIKPILTVDRAGVCVPEEKVKGRKRSLRTLISRVESLIEAPEEQVIGIAHGDCLEDALFVKEKIMQSIPVKDVWVNLVGPVIGTHAGPDVLGVLFLGKERKF
- a CDS encoding 5-deoxy-glucuronate isomerase → MIIQGDSSPFPFGYTSIVKMNDDKTRKAGMNFGILVLKKGEVMNGSGEKSGKKERVCVLLSGEACFSWRDQSVNVGRTSIWTQKPWCLHVPSGESMSIRALSDRAEVAVLTAFNDRVFEPHFYGGGEVKSEERGKGILNDTSERIVRTIFDYKSAPHSNLVIGETITFPGRWSSYPPHSHMQPEIYHYRFTPDNGFGLAAVGEKAYKVYNNDTLVITDNMTHPQAAAPGYAMYYLWAIRHLPQEPYLEPKDDPSHTWMLEKDAKIWPNR
- a CDS encoding metal-dependent transcriptional regulator, whose product is MKIQESAENYLEAILMLGQQNGQVRSIDIAAHLGFSKPSISNAMKRFRENGYITMDDTGYITLTPSGLEIAERIYERHQLLTRYLTALGVDPETAREDACRIEHVISQESFEKIKAHAQTKQ
- a CDS encoding FeoA family protein, yielding MMPLSMMQTGETNAIKKVGGKEKTRRFLEGLGFVVGSEVTVVSKLQGNVIVNVKDARIAISQEMANRIMV
- a CDS encoding FeoA family protein: MQTLKATPCGRTVTVVKLHGEGAVKRRIMDMGITRGCQVYVRKVAPLGDPIEINIRGYELSLRKADAEMVEVK